A region of Esox lucius isolate fEsoLuc1 chromosome 3, fEsoLuc1.pri, whole genome shotgun sequence DNA encodes the following proteins:
- the LOC105030783 gene encoding leucine-rich repeat-containing protein 30, with protein sequence MGGKPSSSSGGEFSQVSVADSRRMPGRDHNPPGLSSAAEQIRRATTTHFGYTHLSLAQRGLGVAPAALWELAELEKLNLSLNCLTILPAALGALQNLVVLNLWGNRLTSLPPEIGLLRRLRVLFAYRNHLNEVPEELGSCTRLEVLSLANNQITGLPNSLATMRNLTKLNLSYNQMAHIPTCVYSMKGLEFLHLACNRLENIADQIQDLVNLKILIVEGNSIHCLPKTLCFMESLELLNVDFNDLQSVPGEMYLLNRLGKLACHPMDKGLHIVHNPLLKPIQEILQGGLNALFNYLKPG encoded by the exons ATGGGAGGGAAGCCGTCCTCTTCCTCAGGGGGGGAATTCAGCCAG GTGAGTGTGGCCGACAGCAGACGGATGCCGGGTCGAGACCACAACCCCCCGGGGCTCTCCTCGGCCGCTGAGCAGATCCGCAGGGCCACCACCACTCACTTCGGCTACACCCACCTGAGCCTGGCCCAGCGTGGCCTGGGCGTGGCCCCCGCGGCACTCTGGGAGCTGGCAGAGCTGGAGAAGCTGAACCTGTCCCTGAACTGTCTCACCATCCTCCCAGCAGCCCTGGGGGCTCTGCAGAACCTGGTGGTGCTCAATCTGTGGGGGAACCGTCTCACCAGTCTGCCGCCAGAGATTGGCCTTTTGAGAAGACTCAGAGTGCTGTTTGCCTACCGCAACCACCTCAACGAG GTACCTGAAGAGCTGGGTTCCTGCACTAGACTCGAGGTTCTCAGTCTGGCTAATAACCAGATCACAGGATTGCCCAACAGTCTGGCTACCATGAGGAACCTGACCAAACTGAATCTCAGCTACAACCAAATGGCTCACATCCCAACCTGTGTCTACAG catgAAGGGTCTGGAATTTCTTCACCTGGCCTGTAATCGTCTAGAGAACATAGCAGATCAGATCCAGGACCTGGTGAATCTCAAGATCCTCATTGTTGAGGGGAACTCAATCCACTGCCTGCCCAAGACCCTCTGCTTCATGGAATCTCTAGAGCTTCTCAACGTGGACTTCAATGACCTCCAAAGCGTCCCAGGAGAGATGTACCTACTCAACAG GTTGGGGAAGCTAGCATGCCATCCTATGGATAAGGGACTACACATTGTCCACAATCCTCTACTCAAGCCCATCCAGGAGATACTACAAGGAGGCCTGAACGCACTGTTCAACTATCTAAAACCTGGCTAA